One Flavobacteriales bacterium genomic region harbors:
- the wecB gene encoding UDP-N-acetylglucosamine 2-epimerase (non-hydrolyzing) yields MDKLLIVVGTRPNFIKVTQFRKHCQAAGIDLTIVHTGQHYDKKMSGVFFEQFGLTPDIFLNIGPGSPSQQIADIMVGLEKVLLDVEPDMVMVVGDVNSTMAAAITANKLQLPIAHLESGLRSGDRGMPEEINRIITDRITDHFFITEQSGWDHLIAEGQSESQMHFVGNTMIDTIVAFESEIEASEVLDTYKLGPSEYVLMTMHRPATVDHPEELEKLLSLMEMVTGRLKLVFPIHPRTVKNIEEFGMKSRLDAISGLVLTDPMDYFSFQKLIKYARFILTDSGGIQEESTFRQIPCLTLRPNTERPSTITLGTNELVTFDLEVLREKMNAIVDGT; encoded by the coding sequence GTGGATAAACTCCTCATTGTAGTGGGTACACGACCGAATTTCATCAAGGTCACCCAATTCAGAAAGCATTGCCAAGCCGCTGGAATCGATCTCACCATCGTACACACCGGTCAGCATTATGATAAGAAGATGTCGGGCGTCTTCTTCGAGCAATTCGGTCTGACTCCGGATATCTTCTTGAACATCGGTCCGGGTAGTCCCTCGCAGCAGATTGCTGACATCATGGTAGGTCTTGAAAAGGTCCTCTTGGATGTCGAACCGGATATGGTCATGGTGGTGGGAGATGTCAATAGCACCATGGCGGCAGCCATCACGGCCAACAAACTCCAATTGCCTATCGCCCATCTAGAGAGCGGTCTAAGGTCTGGGGATCGCGGCATGCCCGAGGAGATAAACCGCATCATTACAGACCGTATCACCGATCACTTCTTCATCACCGAGCAGAGTGGATGGGACCACTTGATCGCAGAAGGACAGTCAGAGTCGCAGATGCATTTCGTAGGCAATACCATGATCGACACCATCGTGGCCTTCGAGTCAGAGATAGAGGCCAGTGAGGTGCTGGACACCTATAAGCTCGGCCCATCGGAGTACGTGCTGATGACCATGCATCGACCCGCAACAGTGGACCATCCCGAGGAGCTGGAGAAATTACTGAGCCTGATGGAGATGGTCACCGGCCGATTGAAATTGGTCTTCCCCATCCATCCACGTACGGTGAAGAATATCGAGGAGTTCGGCATGAAGTCCCGTTTAGATGCCATCTCAGGATTGGTCCTCACCGATCCGATGGATTATTTCTCCTTCCAGAAACTGATCAAATACGCCCGTTTCATTCTCACCGATAGCGGAGGGATCCAGGAGGAGAGCACCTTCAGGCAGATACCTTGTCTGACTCTGCGACCCAATACCGAGCGGCCGAGTACGATCACGCTGGGGACCAATGAATTGGTCACATTCGATCTGGAAGTGCTGCGTGAGAAAATGAATGCCATAGTGGATGGCAC